In Longimicrobium sp., the following are encoded in one genomic region:
- a CDS encoding M23 family metallopeptidase has translation MTRARTALVACASAAAVIATAGGTFGRSPAADAAAGPSRAELLAARAEADRLGARLDTLEARLGLLPPGRDTGDAVFRARYARLWAREAEVARRAEAWLHFVPSGAPVPGGVVTSAFSPGRYHPIRRRVIPHVGLDIGAPYGAPVHATADGSVFATADNPTYGLTVDLRHGDSGFLTRYAHLSRLGVRPGQAVRRGDVIGWVGSTGLATGPHTHYEVFYQGWRRDPIDFMPPGPVAEEARFGID, from the coding sequence ATGACCCGCGCCAGGACCGCCCTGGTGGCCTGCGCGTCCGCCGCGGCGGTGATCGCGACCGCCGGCGGGACCTTCGGCCGTTCGCCCGCGGCGGACGCCGCGGCGGGCCCGAGCCGGGCCGAACTGCTTGCCGCGCGGGCGGAGGCGGACCGCCTGGGCGCGCGGTTGGACACCCTCGAAGCGCGGCTGGGGCTGCTGCCGCCGGGACGGGATACCGGGGACGCCGTATTCCGCGCACGTTACGCGCGGCTGTGGGCGCGGGAGGCCGAGGTGGCGCGGCGCGCCGAGGCGTGGCTGCACTTCGTGCCCAGCGGCGCGCCGGTTCCCGGCGGCGTGGTCACCAGCGCGTTCAGCCCCGGGCGGTACCACCCGATCCGGCGCCGCGTGATCCCGCACGTGGGGCTGGACATCGGCGCGCCGTACGGGGCGCCGGTGCACGCGACCGCGGACGGGAGTGTGTTCGCGACGGCCGACAACCCTACCTACGGGCTGACCGTGGACCTCCGGCACGGCGACTCCGGCTTCCTCACCCGCTACGCGCACCTGTCGCGGCTGGGCGTGCGCCCGGGCCAGGCGGTCCGGCGCGGGGACGTGATCGGGTGGGTGGGAAGCACCGGACTCGCCACGGGCCCGCACACGCACTACGAGGTCTTCTACCAGGGATGGCGCCGCGACCCGATCGACTTCATGCCGCCCGGCCCCGTGGCCGAGGAGGCGCGCTTCGGGATCGACTGA